From a single Vitis vinifera cultivar Pinot Noir 40024 chromosome 18, ASM3070453v1 genomic region:
- the LOC100853698 gene encoding UDP-glycosyltransferase 88F5 has translation MDDAIVLYPGPGIGHVVSMIELGKLILRRYSHRFSIIILLSTGPFDTPPTTSYIDHISQTNPSISFDRFPYLSVDTSSSTCNIVAVFSEFFRLSASNVLHALQQLSKTSTVRAFIIDYFCASALPVARDLGIPTYHFLTTGAAVVAAVLYFPTIHKQYESSNKSFKDMPTTFLHFPGLPPLQATRVLEPWLNRDDPAYDDMLYFSELLPKSDGLLINTFHDLEPIAVKTIREGTCVPNGQTPPVYCIGPLIADTGEDESNIAGSVARHGCLSWLDTQPSQSVVFLCFGSNGTFSPAQVKEIANGLERSGKRFLWVVKNPPSNDKSKQIAVTADVDLDALMPEGFLERTKDRGMVVKSWAPQVAVLNHPSVGGFVTHCGWNSVLEAVVAGVPMVAWPLYAEQHMNKAALVEVMKMDIGVEQRDEDMFVSGAEVERRVRELMECEEGRELRERSRKTREMALAAWKDGGSSTTALAKLADVWSQD, from the coding sequence ATGGATGATGCAATAGTCCTGTATCCAGGTCCAGGCATCGGCCATGTGGTGTCCATGATAGAGTTAGGCAAGCTCATCCTTCGCCgttactcccacagattctCCATCATCATTCTCCTCTCTACTGGTCCTTTTGACACCCCGCCCACCACCTCTTACATTGACCACATCTCCCAAACCAATCCTTCCATCTCTTTCGACCGCTTCCCGTATCTATCGGTTGACACCTCTTCTTCCACTTGCAATATCGTCGCTGTCTTCTCTGAGTTCTTCCGTCTCAGTGCCTCTAATGTCCTTCATGCTCTCCAGCAACTCTCCAAAACTTCCACCGTTCGGGCATTCATCATCGACTACTTTTGCGCTTCAGCTCTTCCTGTTGCTCGTGACCTTGGAATTCCCACTTACCACTTCCTCACCACCGGTGCTGCTGTTGTTGCGGCTGTCCTTTACTTTCCGACAATTCACAAACAGTATGAGAGCAGCAATAAGAGCTTCAAGGACATGCCCACTACATTTTTACACTTTCCTGGGTTGCCTCCACTACAAGCCACTCGAGTGCTTGAACCATGGCTCAACCGAGACGACCCCGCCTATGATGATATGCTATACTTCTCAGAGCTTTTGCCAAAATCCGATGGACTTTTGATAAATACTTTCCATGATCTTGAGCCAATAGCCGTTAAGACAATCAGGGAGGGGACATGTGTTCCCAATGGGCAAACTCCGCCAGTTTACTGCATCGGCCCTTTGATTGCGGATACTGGTGAAGATGAAAGCAATATTGCTGGTAGTGTAGCTCGCCATGGTTGCTTGTCCTGGCTTGACACACAGCCAAGTCAGAGTGTTGTCTTCTTGTGCTTCGGGAGCAACGGAACGTTCTCGCCCGCTCAGGTGAAGGAGATAGCCAATGGACTGGAAAGAAGTGGCAAGAGATTCTTGTGGGTGGTGAAGAACCCACCATCCAACGACAAAAGCAAGCAGATTGCAGTGACGGCCGATGTTGATTTGGATGCTCTAATGCCAGAGGGGTTCCTGGAAAGAACCAAAGATAGGGGAATGGTGGTGAAGTCATGGGCGCCGCAGGTGGCGGTGCTGAATCACCCATCTGtgggaggatttgtaactcattGCGGGTGGAACTCAGTATTGGAGGCAGTGGTCGCAGGGGTTCCAATGGTGGCCTGGCCTCTATATGCTGAACAGCATATGAATAAAGCAGCTCTGGTGGAGGTCATGAAGATGGATATTGGAGTGGAGCAGAGGGATGAGGATATGTTTGTGAGCGGAGCTGAGGTGGAGAGGAGAGTGAGAGAATTGATGGAGTGTGAAGAGGGGAGGGAGCTGAGAGAAAGAAGCAGGAAGACAAGAGAGATGGCTTTGGCAGCTTGGAAAGATGGGGGTTCATCCACCACTGCCCTTGCCAAATTGGCTGATGTCTGGAGTCAAGATTGA